A region of Saccharomyces mikatae IFO 1815 strain IFO1815 genome assembly, chromosome: 12 DNA encodes the following proteins:
- the FPS1 gene encoding Fps1p (similar to Saccharomyces cerevisiae FPS1 (YLL043W); ancestral locus Anc_4.10), producing MSNPQKALNDFLSNESVHTQDSSRKQSNNRQSSDEGRSSSQPSHSHSIGNNNNSTHNNNNNNGSDAENDDDYDYEMQDYRPSPQSARPTPTYVPQYVESGATFPIQEVIPSAYINTQDMNHKDSGPPSANSNRAFRPRGQTTVSANVLNVEDFYKNADDTHTIPESHLSRRRSRSRATSNAGHSAHTGATNGRTTGAQTNMESNEPPRSVPIMVKPKTLYQNPQTPTVLPSTFHPINKWSSVKNTYLKEFLAEFMGTMVMIIFGSAVVCQVNVAGKIQQDSFNTALDNLNVTGSSAETIDAMKSLTSLVSSVAGGTFDDVALGWAAAVVMGYFCAGGSAISGAHLNPSITLANLVYRGFPLKKVPYYFAGQLIGAFTGALILFIWYKRVLQEAYSDWWMNESVAGMFCVFPKPYLSSGRQFFSEFLCGAMLQAGTFALTDPYTCLSSDVFPLMMFILIFVINASMAYQTGTAMNLARDLGPRLALYAVGFDHKMLWVHHNHFFWVPMVGPFIGALMGGLVYDVCIYQGHESPVNWSIPVYKEMIMRAWFRRPGWKKRNRARRTSDLSDFSYNNDDDEEFGERMALQKTKTKSSISDNENEAGEKKVQFKSVQRGKRTFGGIPTILEEEDSIETASLGASTTDSIGLSDTSSEEAHYGNVKKVT from the coding sequence ATGAGTAATCCTCAAAAAGCTCTAAACGATTTTCTATCTAATGAATCTGTTCATACACAGGACAGTTCTAGAAAACAATCTAATAATAGACAGTCGTCCGATGAAGGACGTTCTTCATCACAACCTTCACATTCTCACTCTATCggtaataataacaatagtacacataataacaacaacaacaatggGAGCGATGCGGAAAATGATGACGACTATGACTATGAAATGCAGGATTACAGACCTTCACCACAGAGTGCGCGTCCTACCCCTACATATGTCCCACAGTACGTGGAAAGTGGGGCGACTTTTCCCATTCAAGAGGTTATTCCCAGCGCATACATTAACACACAGGATATGAATCATAAAGATAGCGGTCCGCCAAGCGCAAACAGCAATAGAGCGTTCAGGCCTAGAGGTCAAACCACTGTATCGGCCAATGTCCTTAACGTAGAAGATTTCTATAAAAATGCAGATGACACTCACACCATTCCAGAGTCACATTTATCGAGAAGGAGGAGCAGGTCGAGGGCCACCAGTAATGCGGGGCACAGCGCCCACACGGGCGCCACGAACGGTAGGACTACCGGTGCTCAGACTAATATGGAAAGCAATGAACCTCCACGTAGTGTTCCCATTATGGTGAAGCCTAAAACATTATATCAGAATCCTCAAACACCTACAGTCCTGCCATCCACGTTCCATCCAATCAATAAATGGTCCTCTGTGAAAAACActtatttgaaagaatttttggcTGAATTCATGGGAACAATGGTTATGATTATCTTCGGTAGTGCTGTCGTTTGTCAAGTCAATGTTGCTGGTAAAATACAGCAGGATAGTTTTAACACGGCTTTGGATAACCTCAATGTTACGGGATCTTCTGCAGAAACTATAGACGCTATGAAGAGTCTTACATCTTTGGTTTCATCCGTCGCAGGTGGTACTTTTGATGATGTGGCGTTGGGCTGGGCTGCTGCAGTCGTGATGGGTTATTTTTGCGCTGGTGGTAGTGCTATCTCAGGTGCACATCTGAATCCCTCTATTACATTGGCCAATTTAGTATATAGAGGCTTTCCCTTGAAGAAAGTACCTTATTACTTTGCTGGGCAATTGATTGGTGCCTTCACTGGTGCTTTAATCCTATTTATATGGTATAAAAGGGTATTACAGGAAGCATACAGTGATTGGTGGATGAATGAAAGTGTTGCAGGAATGTTTTGTGTTTTCCCAAAGCCTTACCTAAGTTCAGGTCGGCAATTTTTCTCGGAATTCTTATGTGGGGCTATGTTACAAGCTGGTACGTTTGCGTTGACCGATCCTTATACATGTTTATCGTCTGATGTTTTCCCACTGATGATGttcattttgatttttgtcATCAACGCCTCCATGGCCTACCAAACAGGTACGGCAATGAATTTAGCCCGTGACTTGGGTCCGCGTCTTGCACTCTACGCAGTTGGATTTGATCATAAAATGCTTTGGGTGCATCacaatcattttttttgggtgCCCATGGTGGGTCCGTTTATTGGTGCACTAATGGGTGGATTGGTTTACGACGTTTGTATTTATCAAGGTCACGAATCTCCAGTCAATTGGTCTATACCAGTTTATAAGGAAATGATTATGAGAGCTTGGTTCAGAAGACCTGGCtggaaaaagagaaacagAGCTAGAAGAACATCGGATTTAAGTGATTTCTCATacaataatgatgatgacgaggAGTTTGGAGAAAGGATGGCTCTTCAAAAGACGAAGACTAAATCATCCATTTCAGATAACGAGAATGAAGCaggtgaaaagaaagtgcAATTTAAATCTGTCCAACGTGGTAAGAGGACGTTTGGCGGTATACCAACAATTCTCGAGGAAGAGGATTCTATTGAAACTGCTTCATTAGGTGCGAGCACCACAGACTCCATCGGTCTATCTGATACTTCATCAGAAGAGGCACATTATGGGAATGTTAAGAAGGTAACATAG
- the ATG10 gene encoding E2-like conjugating enzyme (similar to Saccharomyces cerevisiae ATG10 (YLL042C); ancestral locus Anc_4.12): MIHYREWQAQLQLLYHSRIFHDWALCQEVHLSDNKNALSLRLKPSQRLQKNTWRTENKSLDHIQLYLTYSQVYNEPLLLLRIWESKCINDILMTKLMFPDDIESLLDVEGKFQLGLDTITNLENSVWYSFHPCDTSNIIGDQIEVMPTYLRRWVSIFVFSWLGYEDS, from the coding sequence ATGATTCATTATCGAGAGTGGCAAGCCCAATTACAACTGTTGTATCACTCCCGAATTTTTCATGATTGGGCTCTTTGCCAAGAAGTTCATCTAAGTGACAATAAGAATGCACTTTCTTTACGTTTAAAACCTTCTCAACGGCTACAGAAAAATACTTGGCGTACAGAAAATAAGTCACTAGATCATATACAATTATACCTTACATATTCACAAGTATATAATGAGCCCTTATTGCTTTTGCGAATATGGGAGTCTAAATGCATAAATGATATATTGATGACCAAATTAATGTTCCCAGATGATATCGAATCTTTATTGGATGTTGAAGGCAAATTCCAACTGGGTTTAGATACTATTACTAATTTGGAAAATAGCGTTTGGTATTCTTTTCACCCATGCGATACATCAAATATAATCGGAGACCAGATTGAGGTCATGCCAACCTACTTAAGACGATGGGTCAGTATTTTCGTGTTTAGTTGGTTAGGCTATGAAGATTCGTAG